One part of the Tamandua tetradactyla isolate mTamTet1 chromosome 18 unlocalized genomic scaffold, mTamTet1.pri SUPER_18_unloc_1, whole genome shotgun sequence genome encodes these proteins:
- the LOC143672868 gene encoding olfactory receptor 8H1-like: MESRNNTNVPDFILMGLTESGEIRWALFTLFLLIYLITMLGNAGMILIIHLNLQLHTPMYFFLSQLSFLDLSYSTVIIPKTLENLTSNKYISFVGCFTQMSFFFLLAVTEFFLLSSMAYDRYVAICNPLNYPVVMPMRLCHALITGSYMIGFTESLVNLIYMNSLHFCKSNVIYHFFCDVIPMLVLSCTDTHDSEIMLFIVAGLNVLLSLFIISISYGSILSTILKINSTSGKHKAFSTCASHLLGVTVYYSTSIFIYLKPKTSYSLGKDQVASVFYTMVTPMLNPLIYSLRNKEVKNALFRFMQKRDGTRQFK, encoded by the coding sequence ATGGAAAGTAGGAATAACACAAATGTGCCTGACTTCATTCTTATGGGATTGACAGAATCTGGGGAAATCCGGTGGGCCCTCTTTACACTGTTTCTCCTGATATACCTGATTACCATGCTGGGCAATGCAGGGATGATACTGATAATTCACCTGAATCTCCaacttcacacccccatgtactttttcctcagcCAGCTCTCATTCCTTGACCTCTCTTACTCAACAGTCATTATACCTAAAACCTTAGAGAATTTGACTTCcaacaaatatatttcatttgtgGGCTGTTTCActcagatgtctttttttttcttattggctgtcactgaattttttcttctatcttccatggcctatgaccgctatgtagcTATTTGCAATCCTCTAAACTACCCAGTTGTCATGCCCATGAGACTCTGCCATGCCCTCATCACTGGATCCTATATGATTGGCTTCACTGAATCATTAGTCAATCTTATTTACATGAacagtttgcatttctgcaaatccaatgtaatttatcactttttctgtgatgtAATTCCAATGTTAGTTCTGTCCTGCACAGACACTCATGACTCTGAAATCATGCTATTCATTGTTGCTGGTTTAAATGTACTATTGTCTCTTTTCATAATCTCTATCTCCTATGGATCCATTCTGTCCACTATCCTGAAGATTAATTCCACCTCAGGAAAGCACAAAGCCTTCTCTACTTGTGCCTCCCACCTCTTGGGAGTCACCGTCTATTACAGtacttcaatttttatttatttaaaaccaaaaacATCTTATTCTTTGGGAAAGGATCAAGTGGCTTCTGTGTTTTATACTATGGTGACCCCCATGCTGAATCCACTCATTTATAGTCTTAggaacaaagaagtgaaaaatgctctCTTTAGATTCATGCAGAAGAGAGATGGCACAAGACAATTTAAATGA